A single genomic interval of Eleutherodactylus coqui strain aEleCoq1 chromosome 3, aEleCoq1.hap1, whole genome shotgun sequence harbors:
- the LOC136620221 gene encoding protein kinase C delta type-like gives MAIKIVNKARSEQHILMREQRILLKAQDCPFICHLYAAQQSADRVYFITEYLLGGSLGAMIKMCGSLDINHVRFYTAEIACGLQFLHQRSIVHRDIKPDNIMLDRSGHIRLIDLGLAQDGVSSSNKISGVTGTLQFMAPEVLLEENYDTAVDWWSLGIVVSWMAAGHSPFYHGSIRRKVIKAITRKEPKFPSWLDADVKHLLERLLRKKPEERLGVYRNIRGHRFFDTIDWEVLELKRARPPFKPFREILENPDMLWLEDKTPIHPMDGFSYTSPSWTR, from the exons atggccatcaagatTGTCAACAAAGCAAGAAGCGAACAGCACATAttaatgagagagcagcggatactcctgaaggcccaagactgccctttcatctgtcacctgtatgccgcacagcagtctgcagaccgagtctactttatcacagagtatctgcttggaggaagcctaggagcgATGATtaaaatgtgcggcagcttggacatcaaccatgtgag attctacacagcagagatagcatgcggcctccagttcctgcaccaacgcagcatcgtccatcg tgacataaagccagacaatatcatgctggacagatctggacacatccgcctgatcgacctggggctggcccaagacggtgtcagttcgtctaacaagatcagtggagtgacaggcacacttcaattcatggccccagaggtgcttcttGAAGAGAACTACGACAccgcagtcgactggtggagcctggggattgtcgtatcctggatggcagCAGGACATTCCCCTTTCTATCATGGCTCCATCAGGAGAAAAGTaatcaaagccatcaccagaaaggagccaaaattcccatcttggcttgatgctgatgtaAAGCATCTTCTGGAGCgactgctacgtaagaagcctgaggagaggctgggtgtctacaggaacatccgaggtcaccgtttcttcgacaccatagattgggaggtgctGGAACTGAAAAGAGCACGGCCGCCGTTTAAACCATTCAGGGAAATTCTGGAAAATCCAGACatgctgtggctggaggataagacacccaTTCACCCTAtggacggattctcgtacacttctccaagctggacccggtaa